DNA sequence from the bacterium genome:
AAAAGAAGCATCAGGAGACCACTCTTCCTATTCTTTTCACATGGCGGATCAGGGAACTGATACAAGCGAACGGGAAAAGAGTTTCTTTTATGCACAGAGAGACGGTCGTTATCTGTACCATCTTGATAAAGCATTAGAGAGAATTAACGATGGAACATACGGTTATTGTGAATTATGTAAACAGCCGATAAGTAAGGAAAGGCTTAAAGCAGTTCCCCAT
Encoded proteins:
- a CDS encoding TraR/DksA C4-type zinc finger protein, with translation MNKKDLEFYKKLLLKKREEMLEQMQFIKANEMDSTIKEASGDHSSYSFHMADQGTDTSEREKSFFYAQRDGRYLYHLDKALERINDGTYGYCELCKQPISKERLKAVPHARLCIACKNKEEK